In the genome of Candidatus Bathyarchaeota archaeon, the window CCCTCTAGGCGACATATATTGTATCACATAATCAACAACGCCTACATCCACTCCAAGTTCTAAAGAAGAAGTACATATTATTCCCTTTAGTTTACCTGCTTGAAATTCCTCTTCAACCTCTTCTCTTATTTCTCTTGAGAGGGAACCATGATGAGTCCTTATTGGTAAATCACCTCTTATCGCTCTTATTTGAGATCCTAATGCTTCTGCATGTTCTCGCGTGTTGGTAAATACTAATGTAGACGTATTTTTGGAAGCAAGCTCAGCTATCCTTTTCACACGTGCGATAGATGAGGGAGGAATTCCAAAAGATTTTGCGATCTTGGAATCACCATCACTTGGCAGGGGATATTCTAACTTTATATCAATATCTTTGAATTCTTGTGTTCTCAATACTCTGACTGATTTATCTGAACCTGCCAATAATTTGGCAATCTTGGTTTCATCGCCAATCGTAGCTGATAATCCTATTCTTTGATATTTATTTCCAATGTTATTTCGAAGTCTTTCTAATGCTAATGAAAGTTGTATGCCTCTTTTACTATCCACTAGCTCATGTATTTCGTCAACGATAACCCACTTAACACTTTTAAGATGTTCCTTCATTCTCTTACCAGGAAGTATCGCTTGAATGGTTTCAGGTGTAGTAATAAGCATGTCCGGTGGTCTTTTTGCTTGTTTTGCTCTAACACTTTGCACGGTATCTCCATGCCTAACTTGAACATCAATTCCAAGCTCTTTGCCTATTTCAGAAATTCTCCTAAAGATATCTCTATTTAAGGCTCTAAGCGGAGTGATATATAGTATAGAAATGCCGGAAGCCCCTTCACTCTTTTTACTTGATAAAAAGAGATTGAATATAGGTAATGTTACTGCAAATGTTTTTCCAGTTCCTGTTGGAGCTATTAACAGAACATTCTCTCCTTTCAAAATAGAAGGTATTGCGATTTCTTGTATCTTGCTTGGAATGAGATTGTCATTTTCTTCAAGTTGCATTCTGAGAGCTTTGTCTAGCAAAAGAAATGTATCTTCTGTCTTGAGCATGAGATTATCCCCTAATTTAAGAATAAGCAGCTCTCAAAATACATAGTAGCTTTTGAGAGCGTCTTAATAGATTCTGAATTTTTAATCAGATCTTCAATAAAAATTTTATAGCGCAAATTGAGACATTAGTTTTTATCCTAATATTCTTTTATTTTATTTCTTGAAACTATCAATATTTGAGTAGCATTAATTAAGTGGAAAAAATGGTAAAGATTTGTCCGATGTGTCATAGCAGTAGGATTGATCTATGGCTTGGTCGTGGATGCGGAAACATGTATAAATGTATGGATTGTGACTACCAGGGCGCACTAATAATTGACATAGAAGAAGAGAAAACCTGAACTTAATGGCATATTATATATCAATATTATGCCGCATTCTTACTATAAATCAACGAAGGACCTTGTCTTACATCAAAATCTGTTTCGTTGAAGATTCTGATACAAGATTTTACATCTAATCCTCTACTTTTAGAGGTTTCTGCAGTAGTATCCCGTGGATTAGTACCTGCTTCTGCCCAAAATAGATTAGCACCTGCTATGGGTCCAAGCATATTTGGTTCATGAGTACAATTTCCAATAGGTTCCTTTCCCATGATAAGTCTTACAACAGCAACTAAGAAAGCCAAACGATACTCGCTAATTATTCCGTATTTTCTCAATTTTGAACTGGGGATTTGGATCCTTCGCATAACACCACTATAACATGGTTTCATTTCTTTTCCAATTAGAATCTTTTCTACCAGCTCATCAATAGAGTGCTCAGGGCCTACAGGTTCTACACAGGTTCCAATAAGCAGTCCCGCTTTCTGGGCTGCTCTAATAGTATTAAATCTAGACTTTGGATCAATCCTAGTATCTTTTCCTTCCCCCATTCTGATAGCATGGTATATTCCAGTATATCCTACCTCTTTTAATCGCTTGCCATCGTCATAATCGAAATCTCCGATATTGGCTATCATTGTTGTTTCAGGCCTCAATTTTTCCCTCACCTTTTCTGAAATTTCTATGAATTTGTCGAAGGGATAATCTCCAGTAGCCATTAGGAATATTGCATTTGCCTTATCTCTCTCAGCATTGATAGTTAATTTAGTAATTTCTTCAATACTTAGTTCATTTCTTCCTCTGAAGACTTTGTTTTGTGCAGCAAAAGCACAGAATTTACAATCATATAAGCAAGGTGACAGATTGAGGCCAATTTGAGCATGTACTTCTGCTTTGCCATCGCATGCATTTCTGTTGATTGAATCTGCAGAAGCTATGATAAATCCAGCTTCGATAGAATGATCTGGAATACTTAGAAGATAGTAAATTTCATCTTTCGTAAGGATTTTATCCGCATATACTTTTTCTATGATGTTTATGACTTCAGGATCTAACCTCATATCATTTTGGCCTTCTTACAAAAAGAAATCGCGCGTAATATTCTCAACAATATTAGCTCAACATAATAATTGAATTCTACATCTTGATAGATATTTAGTTATCTGCGAACTTTATTGGTAATATTTAATGAAGAAATGAATTTGTGGCTCATAGCAAACCAAAGTAAAAAGTAAAGTGGCAGATATTCGATTAATGCTATT includes:
- a CDS encoding radical SAM protein, with the translated sequence MRLDPEVINIIEKVYADKILTKDEIYYLLSIPDHSIEAGFIIASADSINRNACDGKAEVHAQIGLNLSPCLYDCKFCAFAAQNKVFRGRNELSIEEITKLTINAERDKANAIFLMATGDYPFDKFIEISEKVREKLRPETTMIANIGDFDYDDGKRLKEVGYTGIYHAIRMGEGKDTRIDPKSRFNTIRAAQKAGLLIGTCVEPVGPEHSIDELVEKILIGKEMKPCYSGVMRRIQIPSSKLRKYGIISEYRLAFLVAVVRLIMGKEPIGNCTHEPNMLGPIAGANLFWAEAGTNPRDTTAETSKSRGLDVKSCIRIFNETDFDVRQGPSLIYSKNAA